From Algoriphagus sp. NG3, the proteins below share one genomic window:
- a CDS encoding nucleoside phosphorylase translates to MSRQIPESELILNADGSIYHLHLKPENLASLVFTVGDPDRVEKVSKYFDQIDFKGQKREFVTHTGRLKGKRVTVMSTGMGTDNVEILMTELDSLVNVDLKTHTVKPTQQALDIIRLGTSGSMQPDLPVGSLLAAEVAVGIDTLMQFYPHLEGNQNWSQLVRDTLGLTFLPYQASASAELLAKLPSEFHRGVTLTAPGFYAPQGREIRLKPKLENMIERLAELEEGGLKMTNFEMETAGYYAMGQLLGHRMLSLNAIVANRPNGQFDKEAEKTMDRMIHTALDVYC, encoded by the coding sequence GTGAGCAGACAAATTCCAGAATCCGAATTAATACTAAATGCTGATGGCAGCATTTATCATTTACATCTGAAGCCAGAGAACCTGGCTTCACTTGTTTTTACTGTGGGGGATCCAGACCGGGTGGAGAAGGTTTCCAAATACTTTGACCAGATTGACTTCAAAGGTCAGAAACGGGAATTTGTAACTCACACCGGAAGGCTAAAGGGAAAGCGCGTGACAGTAATGAGCACGGGGATGGGCACTGACAATGTGGAGATCCTGATGACTGAGCTGGATTCACTGGTGAATGTAGATCTCAAAACCCACACCGTAAAACCTACGCAACAAGCCCTGGACATTATCCGACTGGGAACATCCGGAAGCATGCAACCGGATTTGCCTGTGGGAAGTTTGTTGGCTGCAGAGGTGGCAGTAGGCATAGATACATTGATGCAATTTTACCCTCATCTGGAAGGAAATCAAAACTGGTCTCAATTGGTAAGAGACACGCTAGGATTAACTTTTTTACCTTATCAGGCATCGGCTTCAGCAGAGCTTTTAGCCAAGTTGCCATCTGAATTCCATAGGGGAGTCACACTCACGGCACCAGGATTTTATGCCCCACAGGGGCGAGAAATCCGTCTCAAACCCAAATTGGAAAATATGATTGAACGGTTGGCGGAATTGGAGGAAGGAGGACTGAAAATGACAAATTTTGAAATGGAAACTGCAGGTTACTATGCCATGGGTCAACTATTGGGCCATAGAATGCTAAGCTTGAATGCAATTGTAGCCAATCGACCTAACGGGCAGTTTGATAAAGAAGCTGAAAAAACCATGGATCGTATGATCCATACAGCTTTAGACGTTTACTGTTGA
- a CDS encoding response regulator transcription factor, whose translation MSDLKPTVIIADDHPILLKGLKDFLTEIGLNIIATASNGKDALDQIIYHKPQLAILDMEMPNKTGLEIASECMKLALGTKIILLTLHKELYLYHQARELNLSGYVLKEFALEELSKAVKSVLEGRQFFSEKIFEGLKRDPLHTEENPLTPSEIKILRLIARGLSTKEIANKLFISERTVDKHRSNMITKLNLEKKHNSLLIWAQKNRDIID comes from the coding sequence ATGTCTGATCTAAAACCCACCGTAATCATTGCAGATGACCATCCCATTTTACTGAAAGGGCTGAAAGACTTTTTAACCGAAATAGGATTGAATATTATAGCTACAGCTAGCAACGGTAAAGATGCTCTTGACCAAATAATTTACCATAAGCCTCAGCTTGCCATTTTGGACATGGAGATGCCAAATAAAACTGGCCTTGAGATCGCATCGGAGTGCATGAAGCTAGCCTTGGGGACTAAGATAATCCTTCTCACCCTTCATAAGGAACTCTACCTTTACCATCAAGCTAGGGAATTGAACCTTTCTGGGTATGTGTTAAAGGAGTTTGCTCTGGAAGAACTTTCCAAAGCAGTGAAAAGTGTTTTGGAGGGAAGGCAATTTTTTAGTGAAAAAATTTTTGAAGGTCTTAAAAGAGATCCTCTTCATACAGAAGAGAACCCATTGACTCCTTCGGAAATAAAAATCCTTAGACTCATCGCTAGAGGGTTATCTACCAAGGAAATAGCCAATAAGCTATTTATCTCCGAAAGGACAGTGGACAAGCATAGAAGCAATATGATTACGAAGCTAAATTTGGAAAAAAAACACAATTCTTTATTGATATGGGCTCAAAAAAACCGTGATATAATAGATTAG
- a CDS encoding TonB-dependent receptor domain-containing protein, which yields MIKSPPILLLSLLMILSVDTLSQEIRLKGKVMDGKRETPLEFANIALLQPGDSTIIYGGMTKLDGTFEFNASSGEYILRAGFIGYVEYFENISLGNKNSVNFGTITLEEDAQNLDEVVVEGVTSMFESDIDKRTYNVENSIVAEGQTASQLLGTLPSIQVDEEGGISMRGSGNILIYINGRPSNLSGDDTESILAQFPANSIKSVELITNPSSRYDATGVGGIINIILKKNEKTGFNGQVNASIGTREKYQAGINLNYGTEKANFYASYNWQDRRRFEIGERDRFNYLDGFSPRLEQVQDGYEVEQTHLIRAGVDYNVSDRAMLGVYFQGNFDDEVEYENISQRNLSQFGSLDSSSVRINEEWSNSGNYEGGLNYTWNIDSLGQRLYTSLSYSYDNRSQTVFTDQEYLDADGNSDPTKRLTQTNDRPRTSNLYVAQLDYEKPFGNGASIETGLKATLGNWQWSQEFAQGDEFTDFNPVVVDSLSDTFDFDERVYAAYFTYKNTKGKFGYQLGLRGEYTETLGETVRNNESIPNNYFNVFPSAFLSYAIADENELTLNYTRRISRPSIWSLAPIYRVRDQYNFSIGNPYLQPEFTDSYEIGYMKGWKNYLLNATVYHRYSTDVATRITILTDDNIAIQSRENADTRSSTGFELINQIQISNNLDATLTGNLFYSKINAENIEEDFSNENFSWTLNLLANWLIPKWFNIQVQGNYRGPIVLPQGQIEPQYSVNVGVRKDVFNGKATISANVSDIFNTRNFRITTNNPRFDEKRVFQRETRIGTLAFTYRFGGFKEKNGNNNSRREGGDDFGGGDDF from the coding sequence ATGATTAAATCACCACCTATACTTCTCCTATCCCTTTTGATGATTCTATCTGTCGATACTCTTTCGCAGGAAATCAGACTGAAAGGCAAAGTCATGGATGGAAAGCGAGAAACGCCCCTTGAATTTGCCAATATAGCCTTACTTCAGCCCGGAGACTCTACAATAATATATGGTGGAATGACCAAGCTTGACGGCACCTTTGAGTTTAATGCCTCCTCCGGAGAATATATTTTACGCGCAGGCTTTATTGGCTATGTAGAATATTTCGAAAACATTTCCTTGGGAAATAAAAACTCAGTGAATTTCGGTACAATCACCTTAGAAGAAGATGCCCAAAACCTTGATGAAGTGGTCGTGGAGGGAGTCACCTCAATGTTTGAATCAGATATCGATAAGCGGACATACAATGTAGAAAACAGTATAGTGGCGGAAGGGCAAACTGCCTCTCAGCTTTTGGGTACTTTACCATCTATACAAGTGGACGAGGAGGGTGGAATTTCCATGCGGGGCAGCGGGAATATCCTCATCTATATCAATGGGCGCCCGTCTAACCTTTCCGGTGATGACACAGAGAGCATTTTGGCACAATTTCCTGCCAACAGTATTAAATCTGTAGAGCTCATCACTAATCCCTCCTCCCGCTATGATGCCACCGGAGTAGGTGGAATTATAAATATTATTCTAAAGAAAAATGAAAAAACCGGATTCAATGGTCAAGTCAATGCCTCTATAGGAACCCGTGAAAAATATCAAGCTGGTATAAACCTAAATTATGGTACAGAAAAAGCCAATTTCTATGCATCCTATAATTGGCAAGACAGAAGACGATTTGAAATTGGAGAAAGGGACAGATTTAATTATTTAGATGGCTTTTCTCCAAGGCTAGAGCAAGTCCAAGATGGTTACGAAGTAGAACAGACCCACCTAATACGTGCAGGAGTAGATTATAATGTATCGGATAGAGCAATGCTCGGCGTGTATTTTCAAGGTAATTTTGACGATGAAGTAGAGTATGAAAATATTAGCCAGCGCAATTTGAGTCAGTTCGGCTCACTGGATTCCAGTTCCGTACGGATCAATGAAGAATGGAGCAACAGTGGAAATTATGAGGGTGGGTTGAACTATACCTGGAATATTGACAGCTTAGGTCAAAGGCTCTATACTTCCTTGTCCTATTCATATGACAACCGATCACAAACTGTTTTTACTGATCAGGAATATTTAGATGCGGATGGAAATTCTGACCCTACCAAGAGACTGACACAGACCAATGACAGGCCTAGAACAAGTAATTTATATGTGGCGCAACTAGATTATGAAAAACCCTTTGGAAATGGGGCTTCCATAGAAACAGGGCTGAAAGCTACATTGGGTAATTGGCAATGGAGCCAAGAATTTGCGCAGGGAGATGAATTTACAGACTTTAACCCCGTAGTGGTGGATTCGCTCTCTGATACTTTTGATTTTGATGAGCGTGTGTATGCCGCCTATTTTACCTATAAAAATACCAAAGGAAAATTTGGGTATCAGCTAGGTTTAAGGGGAGAATACACGGAGACCTTGGGTGAGACGGTGAGAAATAATGAAAGTATTCCGAACAATTACTTTAACGTCTTCCCAAGTGCCTTTTTGAGTTATGCGATTGCCGATGAAAATGAGCTTACCTTAAATTATACTCGAAGAATATCCAGACCAAGTATCTGGTCCTTGGCACCTATCTACAGAGTACGGGATCAATACAATTTCAGCATAGGCAATCCTTATTTACAGCCAGAATTTACTGATAGTTACGAGATTGGATATATGAAAGGCTGGAAAAATTACCTGCTGAACGCAACAGTCTATCACCGCTACAGCACAGATGTGGCCACCCGGATTACGATTTTGACAGATGACAATATTGCAATCCAAAGCCGTGAAAATGCAGACACCAGATCCAGTACCGGATTTGAATTGATCAACCAGATCCAGATTTCAAATAACTTGGATGCCACCTTGACGGGAAACTTATTCTATTCTAAAATCAACGCGGAAAATATCGAAGAGGACTTCAGCAATGAAAACTTCAGCTGGACGCTAAACCTGCTTGCAAATTGGCTGATCCCTAAATGGTTCAATATTCAAGTTCAGGGGAATTACCGTGGCCCAATAGTCCTGCCTCAAGGGCAAATTGAACCTCAGTATAGTGTGAATGTTGGTGTACGGAAAGATGTGTTCAATGGAAAGGCAACCATATCAGCCAATGTCAGTGACATTTTCAATACGCGGAATTTCAGGATCACAACCAACAATCCGCGATTTGACGAAAAGCGGGTTTTCCAGAGAGAAACCCGAATAGGAACGCTTGCATTTACTTATCGGTTTGGAGGATTTAAAGAGAAAAATGGAAATAATAACAGTCGCCGAGAGGGTGGAGACGACTTTGGCGGAGGTGATGATTTTTAG
- a CDS encoding DNA alkylation repair protein, with amino-acid sequence MSLLTEQIIASLTDNAISGKAEYFPRFFKSGQGEYGEGDKFLGVIVPEQRKVAKAVYKEITLDEIEELLHDTYHEVRLTALFILVYRYQKLKSDHDRRQLVDFYLKNLDYVNNWDLVDSSCHQILGHYYLEKEKTLFYTLADSGHLWRQRTAMISSYYWIKRGSYDDALRLAEKLIDHPHDLIHKAVGWMLREIGNKDFEVELEFLRKHYSTMPRTALRYAIEKFEPSLRRLFLNGSL; translated from the coding sequence ATGAGTCTTTTAACCGAACAGATCATAGCATCCCTTACCGACAATGCAATTTCAGGAAAAGCAGAATACTTTCCGCGATTCTTCAAATCTGGTCAAGGAGAATATGGAGAAGGGGATAAGTTTCTGGGTGTAATTGTGCCAGAGCAGCGAAAAGTAGCTAAGGCAGTTTACAAAGAAATCACTCTGGATGAAATTGAAGAACTGCTACATGATACCTATCATGAAGTAAGGCTCACTGCCTTATTCATCCTTGTTTATCGCTATCAAAAATTGAAATCCGATCATGATCGAAGACAGCTGGTAGATTTCTACTTAAAAAACCTCGACTATGTGAACAACTGGGATCTAGTTGACAGCTCTTGCCACCAGATTTTAGGACATTATTATCTGGAGAAGGAGAAGACACTATTTTATACATTGGCGGATTCAGGTCACCTCTGGAGACAGCGGACAGCTATGATCAGCTCCTACTATTGGATCAAAAGGGGCTCTTACGATGATGCTTTGAGACTTGCCGAGAAACTAATTGATCACCCTCATGACTTAATTCATAAAGCTGTAGGCTGGATGCTTCGGGAGATCGGAAATAAGGACTTCGAAGTGGAATTAGAGTTTTTAAGAAAGCACTATTCCACCATGCCCCGAACAGCTTTGAGGTATGCCATTGAGAAATTTGAACCAAGCCTGAGAAGACTCTTCCTTAACGGATCATTATAG
- a CDS encoding nitroreductase, whose product MQKPDFNIEEVNKIIRGRRSMFAAQFKENDPVEDSIIEEILENARWAPTHKMTQPWRFIVYTGDGLKKFADYQADMYKLRAEKNGTPFLEATYEKFKQQPLKASHVIAILMKRSPGIPLMEEIAAVSMAVQNMYLTASAHGLAAYWGTGGPTFWQEAREDFGLEGEDALMGFFYIAKPATENWPEGKRESMDEKVAWIRE is encoded by the coding sequence ATGCAAAAGCCCGATTTCAACATCGAAGAAGTAAATAAAATCATCCGTGGACGCAGATCCATGTTTGCAGCACAGTTCAAAGAAAATGATCCCGTAGAGGATTCCATCATCGAAGAGATTTTGGAAAATGCACGCTGGGCACCAACACATAAAATGACCCAGCCTTGGAGATTTATCGTCTATACCGGAGACGGCCTAAAGAAGTTTGCGGATTATCAGGCTGATATGTACAAGCTTCGTGCGGAGAAGAACGGCACTCCTTTCTTGGAAGCTACCTATGAGAAATTCAAGCAGCAGCCGCTAAAAGCTTCTCATGTAATCGCCATACTTATGAAACGTTCTCCGGGAATTCCTTTGATGGAAGAGATAGCTGCAGTTTCTATGGCTGTTCAGAACATGTATTTGACTGCCTCAGCCCATGGACTGGCGGCATATTGGGGAACCGGTGGCCCTACATTCTGGCAGGAAGCCAGAGAGGATTTTGGACTGGAAGGTGAAGATGCTCTGATGGGATTCTTTTACATAGCTAAACCAGCTACCGAAAACTGGCCTGAAGGAAAACGGGAAAGTATGGATGAAAAAGTAGCCTGGATCAGGGAATAA
- a CDS encoding DinB family protein produces MQKSTPIIPKFLLSAIFMMVASVVSAQTTKEEFFSKWVNSKQFTLDVLDKMPDSGMDYKTDPGAMSFKEQIHHIGNAIVGISQGFLKGGDPGFTIDLATASKADLADYVAKCYDYGTSTMKALSEADAAETIEVFGNNVTRRQVMALLIDHSTHHRGSAIAYLRVQGVEPPAFVGF; encoded by the coding sequence ATGCAAAAATCAACTCCAATAATCCCGAAATTCCTCCTCTCTGCCATTTTTATGATGGTTGCTTCAGTTGTATCAGCCCAGACAACAAAGGAAGAGTTTTTTAGCAAATGGGTTAACAGCAAACAGTTTACACTTGATGTGTTGGACAAAATGCCCGATTCAGGTATGGATTATAAGACTGATCCCGGCGCCATGTCCTTTAAAGAACAGATTCATCACATTGGCAATGCCATAGTGGGAATATCCCAAGGTTTCCTAAAAGGAGGGGATCCAGGCTTTACAATAGATTTGGCTACTGCTTCCAAAGCAGACCTGGCAGACTATGTAGCAAAATGTTATGATTATGGAACATCTACGATGAAAGCCCTCTCAGAAGCGGATGCGGCAGAGACGATCGAAGTTTTCGGCAACAATGTCACGAGGCGCCAAGTCATGGCCTTGCTTATTGATCACAGCACACATCATAGAGGATCAGCTATAGCCTACTTACGTGTGCAGGGAGTAGAACCACCAGCATTTGTAGGTTTTTAA
- the gldD gene encoding gliding motility lipoprotein GldD: MRKYLWIGLSLLGTVGCDKAYLPKPPGYNRIDLPEHSFQKLTEGYPYQLDYSRYSTVEVDSFNVQEDTWANLNYPEFGAKVHLTYKQIDGKSVSFKQLSNDAFKLTSQHQVKAYGIEEGVFLTPEGYTGVVAELTGEVPTQFQFFVTDSTKNFLRGALYFNTAMKNDSLAPVIEFIKEDMAHLMNSVKFVD, encoded by the coding sequence ATGAGAAAATATCTATGGATAGGCTTGTCGCTGTTGGGCACTGTAGGATGCGATAAGGCGTATCTGCCCAAACCTCCGGGCTACAACCGTATTGATTTACCTGAACATTCGTTTCAGAAACTGACAGAAGGTTACCCATACCAGCTAGACTATTCCAGGTATTCCACAGTGGAAGTAGATTCGTTTAATGTGCAGGAGGATACCTGGGCCAATTTGAATTATCCGGAATTTGGTGCCAAGGTTCATTTGACTTATAAGCAAATAGATGGAAAAAGTGTCAGCTTCAAGCAACTTTCCAATGACGCTTTCAAACTCACCTCACAGCATCAGGTGAAAGCTTATGGAATAGAGGAAGGAGTTTTTTTGACCCCAGAAGGATATACCGGAGTAGTGGCTGAACTTACAGGTGAAGTCCCTACCCAGTTCCAGTTTTTTGTCACTGACTCTACAAAGAATTTTCTTAGAGGAGCCTTATATTTCAACACAGCAATGAAAAATGACTCTTTGGCCCCGGTAATAGAATTCATCAAGGAGGACATGGCCCACTTGATGAATTCTGTGAAATTTGTAGATTAA
- a CDS encoding sodium:solute symporter family protein has translation MNVTSIDWAIIASFFVISLLIGIYTSKKAGSSAKEFFLSGRNMPWWLLGVSMVATTFSADTPNLVTDIVRKNGVAGNWAWWAFLLTGMLTVFVYAKLWRRSEVTTDLEFYELRYSGKGAAFLRAFRALYLGVFFNVVIMATVSLAAIKIGGVMLGLSPVQTLLIASIVTVVYSSLGGLKGVLLTDFFQFFIAMIGSFGAAYFILDLPEIGSLNNLLTHENVSSKLNFLPDFSDPNAYIPLFLMPIAIQWWATWYPGAEPGGGGYIAQRMLSAKDEKNAIGATLFFNIAHYAVRPWPWILIALSSLIIFPNISDLQTAFPDMPVDKLGDDLAYPAMLTYLPTGLIGIVLASLIAAVMSTLSTHLNWGSSYIVNDFYLRFMKPEASDKELVAVGRISTVVLMVLSAVLALALSSALDAFNILLQIGAGTGLIFILRWFWWRINAYTEISAMAISFVVASFFEVINPKVNWILIPENQAYLKLVYSVSITTIGWLIVTFITAPEKDEILLSFYRKVTPASFGWKKVLDRYPKEKQVIGQLPKEIGLMMIGSVMVYAALFSTGFFIYGNLLAGFIAAAIAAAGGIIIIRSWKKLN, from the coding sequence ATGAATGTAACCTCCATTGATTGGGCGATTATTGCCTCTTTCTTTGTTATTTCCCTTCTGATAGGAATCTATACATCGAAGAAAGCAGGATCTTCTGCTAAAGAATTTTTTCTATCTGGAAGGAACATGCCATGGTGGTTGCTCGGTGTATCTATGGTGGCAACCACTTTCTCAGCGGATACGCCAAATTTGGTCACTGATATAGTCAGAAAAAACGGCGTGGCGGGCAACTGGGCTTGGTGGGCATTTCTATTGACGGGGATGCTGACAGTCTTTGTTTATGCCAAGCTGTGGAGAAGATCTGAGGTGACTACCGATCTTGAATTCTATGAACTGCGGTATTCTGGTAAAGGAGCGGCCTTTCTGAGAGCATTCCGGGCCTTGTATCTAGGGGTGTTTTTCAATGTGGTGATCATGGCTACCGTTTCACTTGCTGCCATCAAAATTGGTGGCGTGATGCTAGGTCTGAGTCCTGTTCAGACATTGCTGATCGCTTCTATTGTTACTGTAGTCTATAGCTCTCTGGGTGGTTTGAAAGGCGTTTTGCTGACTGACTTTTTTCAGTTTTTCATAGCGATGATCGGTTCGTTTGGAGCAGCTTATTTCATATTGGATCTTCCGGAGATTGGGAGTTTGAATAATCTTTTGACCCATGAAAATGTCTCTAGTAAGCTTAACTTTCTTCCTGATTTTTCTGATCCAAATGCCTATATCCCGCTTTTTCTGATGCCAATAGCTATTCAGTGGTGGGCGACCTGGTATCCTGGTGCTGAGCCTGGTGGGGGAGGGTATATAGCCCAGCGAATGTTATCTGCCAAGGATGAGAAGAACGCTATTGGAGCCACTCTGTTTTTTAATATTGCACATTATGCCGTGCGTCCCTGGCCTTGGATTCTGATCGCACTTTCCTCCCTGATTATTTTCCCGAATATTTCGGATTTACAGACAGCATTCCCGGACATGCCTGTGGATAAACTAGGAGATGATTTGGCTTATCCTGCTATGCTGACTTATCTACCTACGGGATTGATTGGTATAGTTTTGGCATCCTTGATTGCGGCAGTGATGTCCACGCTTTCTACACATTTGAACTGGGGCTCGTCCTATATAGTAAATGATTTCTACCTGAGATTTATGAAGCCGGAGGCTTCGGATAAGGAATTGGTAGCAGTGGGTAGAATATCCACCGTGGTACTGATGGTTCTTTCTGCGGTCTTGGCATTAGCGCTTTCCAGTGCATTAGATGCCTTCAATATCTTGCTGCAGATCGGTGCTGGTACAGGCTTGATCTTTATCCTTAGATGGTTCTGGTGGAGAATCAACGCCTACACAGAGATCTCCGCTATGGCGATTTCCTTTGTGGTGGCGAGTTTTTTCGAAGTGATCAATCCAAAGGTAAATTGGATATTGATCCCCGAAAACCAAGCTTATCTTAAACTAGTCTATAGTGTGAGCATCACTACGATAGGGTGGCTAATCGTTACCTTCATCACTGCGCCAGAAAAGGACGAAATATTACTTTCTTTTTATAGAAAAGTAACTCCGGCTTCTTTTGGCTGGAAAAAAGTACTCGATAGGTATCCTAAAGAGAAGCAGGTAATAGGTCAGCTTCCTAAAGAGATAGGTTTGATGATGATTGGTTCTGTTATGGTATATGCTGCCTTGTTTTCCACAGGATTCTTTATCTATGGAAACTTACTGGCAGGATTCATTGCAGCTGCCATCGCAGCGGCCGGAGGAATTATAATTATCCGATCCTGGAAGAAGTTGAATTAA
- a CDS encoding aminoglycoside phosphotransferase family protein encodes MNKQQMAEILAKYTFSSFENFEFSPFGSGLIHGTYLIESENSKYILQEFNNAVFQFPERISHNQRLVKSQGNETFLPFQLPLPLVNSANKLITTVNGRLFRLFDFVSGQTIEEISELNQAYLAAQAYGIFAEWGKNVDATQLQDSIPDFHRLDLRFARLQEVASKKQSLSADEKDVLDFYLSQKELISAYKKLQAVLPPRLTHNDTKINNLIFSQDLQKVEALIDLDTLMSGYLMYDFGDLVRTVACSVAETSQNWKEIHLEIPVFKQLLLGYWEGVKSLASKEEAESLVLGGEVMTCIMGLRFFTDHLQGNVYYKVEYPEQNFHRAKNQMLLLQSLQTNKAELEKIWRTVTQL; translated from the coding sequence ATGAATAAGCAACAGATGGCGGAGATTCTTGCCAAATACACGTTTAGTTCTTTTGAGAATTTTGAATTCTCCCCTTTTGGATCAGGGCTCATTCACGGCACCTATCTGATAGAATCGGAAAATTCCAAATACATCTTGCAGGAGTTTAACAATGCAGTTTTTCAGTTTCCTGAGCGTATATCACATAATCAGCGCTTAGTCAAATCTCAGGGAAACGAAACATTCCTGCCCTTTCAGCTTCCATTGCCTCTGGTGAACTCCGCCAATAAACTGATCACAACGGTAAATGGACGCCTGTTCCGTTTGTTTGATTTTGTCTCTGGCCAGACCATAGAGGAAATCAGCGAGTTGAATCAAGCTTATTTGGCAGCCCAAGCTTACGGTATTTTTGCTGAATGGGGTAAAAATGTAGATGCTACCCAGCTACAGGACAGTATTCCTGATTTTCACCGCTTGGATTTACGCTTTGCCAGGCTGCAGGAAGTGGCAAGTAAAAAACAATCTCTTTCAGCAGATGAAAAAGACGTTTTGGATTTCTACCTAAGCCAAAAGGAGTTAATCAGTGCATACAAAAAATTACAGGCTGTTCTCCCTCCTAGACTCACACACAACGACACCAAAATCAACAACCTGATTTTCTCACAAGATCTTCAAAAAGTGGAAGCATTGATAGATCTTGACACCCTGATGAGCGGATACTTGATGTATGACTTTGGCGATTTGGTGCGAACTGTTGCTTGCTCAGTAGCTGAAACTAGCCAGAATTGGAAAGAAATACATTTAGAAATCCCGGTATTCAAGCAGCTGCTTCTAGGTTATTGGGAAGGAGTGAAAAGCCTGGCCAGCAAGGAAGAGGCCGAGTCTCTCGTATTGGGCGGAGAGGTGATGACCTGTATCATGGGACTTCGTTTTTTCACAGATCATCTTCAAGGCAATGTATATTACAAAGTAGAATACCCTGAGCAGAATTTCCACCGGGCAAAAAATCAGATGCTCCTACTACAAAGCCTTCAGACCAATAAAGCTGAATTGGAAAAAATATGGAGAACGGTCACGCAGCTTTAA